A region of Malaclemys terrapin pileata isolate rMalTer1 chromosome 5, rMalTer1.hap1, whole genome shotgun sequence DNA encodes the following proteins:
- the PPP1R3B gene encoding protein phosphatase 1 regulatory subunit 3B, whose product MRRARILDYFAPTPAMAVDIAMQLYLCSPPLRRERFACKIAPKPNKPLRPCIQNSKAEFNEPGEAATSLQGNRVKKRVSFADSRGLALTMVKVFSEFDDPLDIPFNITELIDNIVGLTTVERDNFVLDFVQPSADYLDFRNRLQTDFVCLENCMLKDKAIVGTVKVKNLAFEKTVRIRMTFDTWKSFTDYPCQYVKDTYAGSDKDTFSFDICLPERIQSHERIEFAVYYECDGKVYWDSNRGLNYRIIQSELKSAREVAQPQAGPDFGIAFDQFGSPRCSYGLFPEWPSYSGYEKLGPYY is encoded by the coding sequence AATACTGGACTACTTTGCTCCTACACCAGCAATGGCCGTGGACATAGCCATGCAGCTGTATCTGTGTTCTCCACCCTTGAGAAGAGAGAGGTTTGCTTGTAAAATCGCTCCAAAGCCAAACAAACCCTTACGTCCCTGCATTCAGAACAGCAAGGCTGAGTTCAATGAACCTGGAGAGGCAGCAACATCTCTCCAGGGAAATAGGGTGAAAAAGAGAGTTTCTTTTGCGGATAGCAGAGGCTTGGCTCTGACAATGGTTAAAGTGTTTTCAGAGTTTGATGACCCGTTAGATATTCCATTCAACATCACAGAGTTAATAGACAATATTGTGGGTCTGACGACAGTAGAGAGGGACAACTTTGTCTTGGATTTCGTACAGCCTTCTGCAGACTACTTGGACTTTAGAAATCGCCTTCAGACGGATTTTGTCTGCCTGGAAAACTGCATGCTAAAGGATAAAGCTATTGTGGGCACAGTGAAGGTTAAGAATCTTGCTTTTGAGAAGACTGTGAGAATAAGGATGACATTCGACACTTGGAAAAGCTTCACAGACTATCCATGCCAATATGTCAAGGACACTTATGCAGGTTCAGACAAGGACACGTTTTCCTTTGATATCTGCTTGCCAGAGAGAATTCAATCCCATGAAAGAATCGAGTTTGCAGTGTATTACGAGTGTGATGGGAAAGTGTATTGGGACAGCAACAGAGGCCTGAATTATAGGATCATACAGTCTGAACTGAAATCTGCTCGGGAAGTCGCGCAGCCTCAGGCTGGACCTGATTTTGGCATTGCCTTTGATCAGTTTGGAAGTCCGAGGTGCTCCTATGGCTTGTTTCCTGAGTGGCCTAGCTATTCGGGGTATGAAAAGCTAGGGCCTTACTACTAA